ACATATTAAATcaatattgatttataaatagaattaaaaaaaatgcactgTTAATGGCAGTATAAAGACTTTATTcgataattgtttttaaaatataagcaTATTGGTGTACGATCAGTCCAATTGAACGactttgctttacatttaaagtaatcgaaacgagagctcgttcTGCGCTCAggttggccggctcgaataaaccaaccaataagagtaCTGTTACTTCACTCATAGGTAACCTAGTCAGATCATTTGacttaaaatttactttacttttacttttatatgttACGTAAAATGAGCATTTCTTAATAGCatccattacaataaaaaaaaaaaacaattaaaataattcatgtgatgtttcaattaaaaaaacttgtGAGTTTGTTTTCACTAACTTCTCTTCACTTTAAGGAATTTTGTTTTCACGAGTGATAGGTAATGGGTTGGTTTAGGTACTACCTTCTGGCAGAACAGTCGACAACACTGTATTGGAGACCGGTAGTCCtgctaagtaactcttagtaAAGTGATGTTTTGAATGGATGGTTAGCGAAAACGTCTATAAAAGTCATAGCCTACTAAAGACATCATACATGGAAGTGCTTTTTCGCGATATGTTTATCGAGAGACAACTTCGAAGCGAAGGCTCTCGGGCAATTAGCGCACGGATAACTATATTCAGTCTCTTTCTTCGTTCTATGAGCTTTAACATTGTGATGATACTTCTGCGAACGAGTCTTAAAAGTCATATGGCAAGTCGTACATTCATACATTTCTGCCCCGGGCTTGTAATTGTGAAACTCCATTAGATGTCTCTTTCTCAGCTCCCAAGTCGCGAATCTCGGTTTCTCTTTACAGTAAACGCACATGTAGGGTAAAGTCGTATGCTGTGTTTTGATGTGAATGTTCCGTTCTTCTAAGGTTGTGAATGTAGCTACGCAGCGGCTACAGTTGTATTTGTTATCGTGAGGTATTTTTGTGTGGGCTTTCAAAGCTGATTCGGTTATGAAACCTTCTCCACAAGTGTCGCATACGTAATTTTGGTAATGCTCTGCAGTGTGcttttttaaggaaataaagtcggaaaattgtattttacatATCGCACATTTCCAGTTGGAACCATCGTTTAGTTTGAATGGCAGAACCCCTGGCTGTACGTCCGCATTCAACGGTTGTTTGTGATCGTTCTTAAGATGGGCCATTAGGTCATCCAAAGTATCTATAGGTATAAAGCAAAGTTTACATTGCAAGTCTGTGATGTCTACTTTTAAGAATTCCTTTCTTATTTTTCTGCTAAAGACTAGTTGGATATCAAAGTTCGCGTGTCGAGAAGCCATGTGAGCTCTCAAGCCTATAGGGTCATTTGATTGGACTCGACAAAAGACACAGTTGAAATTCTGTCCCCATGTCCGGAACGGACAGGCAGTGGAACATTCGAGAATGATTTCAgtattacttttgtattttaagGCTTTCCCGAAACGCGGATTGTAGGAAGACTTGTAGCATTTGAAATTACGCTCATGCTGCCGCAAACCATGATCAGACAGGAAAGTAGCACCGCATTTATCACAAGTGAAAATTTTCATATGAGTCCTTAAATGAACATTTATTTGCGAGAATTTAGGGAATGTTTTATCGCATTCTAGACAAGTCCAGCGCCCAGAAGGCGCCTGTCTATACGGCAGAACTCCGAAAGGTACGTCAAAGTTGACTTTGATTTTGTGATCACGCGAAATATGGGCCATAAACTTATCAATATCAGGAATGTCTTGTGAACACATGTTACACTTTAAGTCTGTTATTTCTACTTTTAGGGCATCGTAGACTTTATAGAAAGCGCTGTTGTAGTCAGCAGTGGAATGTTCGGTTTTCATATGTTCCCTCAACGCGGCCATTGGTTCAAACTCATCATGGCAGTAGGAACAGACGATTCTATTGAAACGGGTCTTAAAAGGGAAAGCTGTCGAGTGCTTTAGAACTAGAACAGCGTTCTGCCTTTGAGGATTCTGGCCCACGGACCGTTCGAACAATCTTTGTTTTGGTTTACTTTCGAGTCCGTCAATATCCTTTGTGGAccctaaaaaagaaaagaattttcatcattattatattctagTACAGCTTCTGACTTGAGGGAATGGCATCTTGAGTTATTAATGTTCTACTTGCAGTTTTTAAGAAGCGGAAATTATtgttcacatcacatcacacagcATATCGTATTTAAACACGCATGTAGGTTTAGACTCCTTTAAGACATACATTAGTAAGCTAGGTTGCAAGTtcaaccaccacagatggggcccagtagggctgctGCCCGAtctggagttgcggacaacgtaaaaggttgtTGTATTGAAGATTTGGAATATATgtattaaccttttgaacgccacggACGTTTATAGACGTCTAACGAAATCGTGCCAAACACGCCACCGACGTCTATAGACGTCAagaaaacgacattttttaaatacaaaataaatatactaaattaagttttctgtgtttctttttcctattatttcaaactactttagtgaaatattgtaaattgacacaaagatatattcattatttgaattcacaagaaaaaacaatcgtcaaatattgctaatcgaaatccgtaaaattgtgtatttcccCACGCCACAGACGTCAAGACACGTCAGCTAGTGATGGGTAGGTAAGGTAACTTATATtccaaatttatgaaatattttattgaaagtagcttactattactttgacaattactttttactgacaaatattcgtatttgaatattcctaatgtataatatttaaaaaaatgtggaaaagaACTTATAATTGATATCCTTAAATCGATAGTTTACGCATCCCTATGTAAGAGCTCATAGACAGTTACCTGTACGCCACAGACGGGAATGGACGTCAAGCGgtgacgtcattagcgctacGGGAGTCTGCTAGTGCTTTACTACGCGAATATTATCCTTATAGGAATTAattataggtactatttttgTGTCCATTTTTATTTGAGTATTAAGCGGTGCATttcttaaaatgtaaataaatctttacgCTTCTAGACCCAACCGTATACAGTGTatatattaacaaataaaataaataaaacaacaaaatttctgtacaaaataaattatgaaacaacAAAATCAGACATCCAAATGTTTATTCGCAACATGTTTATCGAGGAACAGTTTAGTTGTAAAAGCTTTCGGGCAACTCGCACAAGGGTAGCTAAGTTCAGTATCCTTTTTTATCCGATGCACTCTAGCCATATGATTGTATTTCCCCGATCTAGTTTTGAAAGATTTCTGGCAAGTCGTGCAGTCATACTTATCAGCCccagttttataattatgaacgGCCATTAGGTGCTTTTTTCGCACCTCCCAATTTGCAAACCGAGGCCTATCTTCGCAATAAATGCAGACGTATGGTAGCGATGTATGCTGAGTTTTAACGTGCATATTCCGTTCGTCCAGAGTAGAAAATGTTGCTATACATCTACTgcaattatatttgttttcatgCGGGATTTTCGTGTGAGCTATCATCGCTGATTCCGTTATGAATCCTTCCCCGCACGTGTCACATACGTAATTCTGAAAATGTTCCGAGGTATGTTTCTTTAGAGACACGAAGTCTTTGAATTCGTTTGGACATATCGTGCATTTCCATATAGACCCATCGTTTAGACGAAATGGCAGCACTCCTAATTGGGCATCAGAGTTGATCGGTTGCTGGTGATCAGTTTTAAGATGGTAGATCAAATTGTCAAAAGACTCTATTGGCATGAAGCAAAGTTTGCATTGTAAATCAGTTATATCGATATTGAGAAAATCTTTTcctaactttttataaaaagcaGCTTTGACGTCATAATTCGCATGGATGGTGACGACATGCATTCTCAGACCGCTCGGATCGCTACTTTGAACCCTACAGAAGACGCAATTGAAGTTACTTTTCCATGTCCGAAATGGACTGGCTGTGGAGCATTGAAGAATGATTTCAGCATTGGTTCTAGGTTTCAGTACCCTTCCGTTGCGAGCCTTGTAGGCCGTACGGAAACATTTCACCTGCCTGTGATGATCTTTCAAAGCATAATCGGAGATGAACATAGTACCACATTTATCACAGCTATAGTTCATGAAATGAGTAACGATATGGCGATTGAAGGAAATAAAGGCAGAAAAAACCTTATTACAATAGACACAGAGCCATTTATCCTCTGAACTTTCTTTATAAGGCAAAACTCCGTACCGAGCGTTGAATTTCACCGGCTTATTGTGTTCTCTAAACAAATGATTCATTAAACTATCGACGTCTTGGATTTCTTCCCTACAAATCTTACATTTCAAGTTGGTTATAtcgattttgattaaattatctCTTGCTCTATAGAAAACGTTTTTGAAACCAGACTTTATATGTTCCGATTTCATGTGATATCTAAGATCAGCTAACGTGTTGAAATCTTCATGGCAATATGAACAGAGTATTTGACTGAACCGAGTTTTAAAGGGGTAAGCAGTGGAATAGGTTAGAATGAGTTCAGCGTTACGCCTTTGTGGGGTCTGGTAAACAAggactattttcttttttgattgTTCAGGGTCACTACGTCCGTGTATTTCCAATGGACgacctaaaaacaaaaaagaaaatggtcAGTGTTGTACCGGGCGGACAAAAGCTATTATCTAAAAATCGCACTAACATGACCAAACAGACTATTTCATAAACACCTAAAGGGGAAGTTTGGAAATGACTAGACAGAGATACAATTCAtagctttattattaaaatggaaaagaaaacatttgaaCAAGTAACAACTAATCAGAACACAATGGTGACTTCTGGGTGGTTAGTCTTCATATGGGATTTAAGGCTGACTTTCTGATTAAATTGCTTTTCACAGAGAAGGCAGACAAATCGCTTAGTATCACTGTGTGTCCACATATGTTGGGTCAGACTCTTCTGTCTGACGAAGGTTTTAGAGCAAACATTACACACAAACTGTTTCTCTCCAGTATGTCCAAGGGTGTGGTCATCCAACTGCTTTTGCGTATTAAACTTCATGCCGCAACAAGCGCATTGGAAGCCCTCATCCGTGTGCGTCAGTTTATAATGGGTATAAAAGTACTTTCTGGTCGAAAAGTCCATGTCACAATCGGGACATTTATACATAATCTTCTCCTGTCCATGTTCTAACTCCAAATGCTTTTGTTTCTGCTCCCAAGATTGGAACCTCTCGCCGCAAACTATGCAACAGAATGTCCAACATTTCTTATTGGTTTTTATATGATCCCTCTTTTCTTCCATCGTAGAAAACTCCATCCAGCACTTGCGACAAACGTGATTCTCTGAATGGTTGACCTTGATATGGTATTTTAAGGCTTCGTGCGATAGATAGTTTCTGCCACATGTATCGCAGGTAAACCGTTTGTAATGTAGGATAGTATGACGACACAAGGTGGTTAAAGAGGGCATTTTCTTATCGCAGTGGTAGCAAGAGTAGTTATTGCTATTTAGCCTGTATGGCTGGACACCTATATCGTAAACGAGGTTCAATCTCTTAACGGACTCCTCGTGGAATTCTTTTAGATGTTCTGCGATCTCATCGACCCTTTGAAACGGTTGTAAGCATAGTCTGCACTTCATGTTAAAGATGTCGACTTTAATGTACTCTTTTGCACTGGTCATGTGGTAGAATGCTGTGCTTATGTTGAAGTGCTGGTGGTGTTCATCGACGTGGCGTCTAAAGAGGGCAGGGTCTTCATATCCTTCGCAGCAGTAGACGCACATGATAGATTTCCCACGCAATCTGAACGGATACATGGTGGAACATCTCAATAATATCTCCGCGTTTTCTTTCGCCATTAAATGTGGTTctagaaacaaaaagaaaatatcgcTGTGACTGATCGGATCACTTCCTTTTTCGGTGTTTTGTGTTAATTTGGAAGTTTGGGGGAAAGTTTTAATCACGAAACGATTGGAAGTTAGTCTCTTAGAATAGTTATTCACATTATCATTTGTGAAATTAAGGACGTTTAAAAAGGGGTCATTGTCATATAGCCCTAAGATCAAATATTTGGTATCGGcttaataaatcaaatcaatttttttaaagcaaTCTTTGCAGGAAACTtcttatatttctattttggGGTGGGGTTTATAGGCTTTACAGTGGGCGAACGCGTTTTGTATTTCGAAGAGTGAATGTTCATTTAACCCGTTCTACGTCGGAACGCGTAAACATCCATGCCCCGAGATGATTATGAGCCAAATTGTTAGTCAAACAAAATAGGTCACACACAATGTATAAAAAGTGCGGATTTTAAACGGAAAACCATAATTTCAAATATATCCTATACTAAATgatcttttattattaattatatatgaCAGCATTTAAGGGAGATTCTATTAGGTTACTTTTAGAAccaaataaaaaagacaataatCAAGAAATCgtaatcaatttattaaatactataaggctaactataataattttctatacaaaacaattaaCGAAATATCAACGcaagtatattattttacttataaataaactatgaaaaatataacagatatattttttatattaatactagctgacctggcaaacatttttttttattctcacattttaaaccttccctagactaccacaaataattcaagaccaaaatttgccaaatcggtccagccgttctcaagttttagcgagactaacgaacagcaattgatttttacatgtatgtatgtatgttcagaACGCATTTGGAGACTAATACAGAAAAAGTAACttaatttgttgattttaattgttCTTGAATTCTTAGCATATTGCTAAAATAGTATGTTTCTGTTTTTCGGCTTAATCAGGTAGgtatttgacgaggaaatcgactGTTTTTCTCTCtggagcctctagcatggcttgaagctagtcgagttcttcgttaAACAGTtgtgtgagtaagccgaaaataatttatttttaacttcattCTATTTTAGCAATTTTCTAaggatacaatattttaaaaccgaAAAGCAATAGAAATGAAAGGGGAGTGTAAGAAAAAATGTTCTGCAAACTCCAAACACGAACTAACAccactatttacataataataataataacataaccgtactttaatataatatctacaTTTCATTATCATTACAACAAGGTAAACAcagtgtataataatatgtatttaaaactaaaaacagcCCCCTTTACAAAatcaaagaaaagaaaaacagttaaatattgcttttgttagtaaaattatCTCTATctgtccagccgttctcgagttacACGCGATAAAACGACAAACAAAATACGTAGGTATTCTATAAACAGGATTGAAGTACAAAATGTGTAATATGTCGTAAGATTTGGCTACCAAAGACCATAATATACATCGCACCCTTAGGACGAAAGCGACCGAATGAAAAAACTGCAAGTTGTGGGAAATGAGccagaaaattatagtattgaatacattttagtatatctCTTCCGTATTCCATGAcatacgattgatttttactagatttatggatTAGTTCTTCGGTTGTAgggtatattttataacgccagTTTATGATGAAATCGAATGTTACAGAAATTGAAGTCACTTTCATTCCAAGGGTGCAACATATTTACGGGACAtcttgcgtgagcgatctagaaacgaacgcgaagcggtgcggtgacacgcgaattcaacgcgatgcggtgtgaccaAGCCAATTGATCGCTCACCGCATCCCACGTGCGGTTGGTCACGTAGGCcacgtcaatagattttgacagtttgttgttttcgcgtgtcaccgcaccgctgtGCGTTCGCTCACGCAGGACATCGCGTTAGTATGAGACACTATCGGTAAAATTTTGCGATAggacactttaaaaaaaagtcccGTGGTTTTAGCTTGCCACGACACACTAGTCACTAATATGTTTTGATGTATACTAACACAGAGAATAGAAATAATACTATGGATAGAAGTACTAAAAGACAGATACGGACGTTTCTTTACgttcaaaaatgtaattttgaaaGAGCGTGTGATCAggagtaattttgtaaaatttaataCTATCGATTGCTCTATAAAGAATACTAATCGTTATAGCTGCAAAAGGCGCTTTTTCCTTTCAGATCCTGTATTTTTTGAATGATGAATAGAGGGGTGAATAATTGTTGGGAAAAAGGTTTGAACATCTCTTCATCCCATTCTAGTGTCTATTTACCTCGTTTTACTGTAGCTGCCTTTCATCAgtcgcatcatcgcttaccaccagacgaAATAGTGATCGAACGCAACGTATGAAACACCATGGAACTAACTTCTATTCTAGAACTAACTGAAACCACCCAAATCCGGGTGATAAGACTTCATATGCGTCTTCCAACTAACTTTCTGGTTAAACTGCTTATCACACATCTTACACTCGAAGCGTTTCACCTCGCTATGAATCCACATATGCTGCCGAAGCGTCGACTTCCTCGGAAACGACTTTGAACACGTATCACAGGAGAAGAGCCTCTCATTTGAATGTACTACCATATGCCTGTCCAGAACATACTTGGTGTCAAACTTCCTATCACAGCTAGGACACTCGAAATGCTCATCTGTATGGGCGATTTTAAAATGGGCTCTAAACAAATTTGGTTTTTTGAACACAGTCCTGCATTCCGGACAGTGATATACCTTCTTAGGTATACCGTGAGCTTGTTCCATGTGGTTCTGCTTTATTTTCCAAGTGCTAAACCTATCGCCGCAGACGGAACACAAGTGCTGGCGACACTGCCTCGAATTTTCATAATGTTTCTTTTGATCCTCCGTCGAATATAGAACTACCTTACACTTCCTACATTTACGCTGTTTAGCTACATGAGGGCAGGAGAATTCTAAATGTTTCTGCAAGGATGTGGAAGTCGCGAAACATTTGCCACAAAGCTCACAGGTGCATTGAAAGAAATGTTTTTGGACATGACGACTCAAGCTACGCATGTTCGAGGCTTTGGCGTTGCAGACGGCGCATGACAGTTTATCATTTTGCAAGTTAAAGGGTTGGACACCAACGT
This is a stretch of genomic DNA from Spodoptera frugiperda isolate SF20-4 chromosome 24, AGI-APGP_CSIRO_Sfru_2.0, whole genome shotgun sequence. It encodes these proteins:
- the LOC118278916 gene encoding PR domain zinc finger protein 5 isoform X12 encodes the protein MDPKTTDWRAGPNVCRCCLAEGCYKDISTEYFWMGKREVYAEMLSETLNLSIAYSNSGGPNSNSRLICELCISRLRDASDFKRQVQECERTFLRHLDPGSSSMAGDVEVTLEPTEVDPDVKLERVKQEKPVSDDDDEFDERCGFDDDDDDDDLDDQPLTRLASRIPKKESVDLLDLLDNTKATEKRKSSSKAKSVPTKKAKTIKKDVKATSSKTPVKTEKKKKEPHLMAKENAEILLRCSTMYPFRLRGKSIMCVYCCEGYEDPALFRRHVDEHHQHFNISTAFYHMTSAKEYIKVDIFNMKCRLCLQPFQRVDEIAEHLKEFHEESVKRLNLVYDIGVQPYRLNSNNYSCYHCDKKMPSLTTLCRHTILHYKRFTCDTCGRNYLSHEALKYHIKVNHSENHVCRKCWMEFSTMEEKRDHIKTNKKCWTFCCIVCGERFQSWEQKQKHLELEHGQEKIMYKCPDCDMDFSTRKYFYTHYKLTHTDEGFQCACCGMKFNTQKQLDDHTLGHTGEKQFVCNVCSKTFVRQKSLTQHMWTHSDTKRFVCLLCEKQFNQKVSLKSHMKTNHPEVTIVF
- the LOC118278916 gene encoding zinc finger and BTB domain-containing protein 40 isoform X1; its protein translation is MDPKTTDWRAGPNVCRCCLAEGCYKDISTEYFWMGKREVYAEMLSETLNLSIAYSNSGGPNSNSRLICELCISRLRDASDFKRQVQECERTFLRHLDPGSSSMAGDVEVTLEPTEVDPDVKLERVKQEKPVSDDDDEFDERCGFDDDDDDDDLDDQPLTRLASRIPKKESVDLLDLLDNTKATEKRKSSSKAKSVPTKKAKTIKKDVKATSSKTPVKTEKKKKGRPLEIHGRSDPEQSKKKIVLVYQTPQRRNAELILTYSTAYPFKTRFSQILCSYCHEDFNTLADLRYHMKSEHIKSGFKNVFYRARDNLIKIDITNLKCKICREEIQDVDSLMNHLFREHNKPVKFNARYGVLPYKESSEDKWLCVYCNKVFSAFISFNRHIVTHFMNYSCDKCGTMFISDYALKDHHRQVKCFRTAYKARNGRVLKPRTNAEIILQCSTASPFRTWKSNFNCVFCRVQSSDPSGLRMHVVTIHANYDVKAAFYKKLGKDFLNIDITDLQCKLCFMPIESFDNLIYHLKTDHQQPINSDAQLGVLPFRLNDGSIWKCTICPNEFKDFVSLKKHTSEHFQNYVCDTCGEGFITESAMIAHTKIPHENKYNCSRCIATFSTLDERNMHVKTQHTSLPYVCIYCEDRPRFANWEVRKKHLMAVHNYKTGADKYDCTTCQKSFKTRSGKYNHMARVHRIKKDTELSYPCASCPKAFTTKLFLDKHVANKHLDV
- the LOC118278916 gene encoding zinc finger protein 699 isoform X2, encoding MDPKTTDWRAGPNVCRCCLAEGCYKDISTEYFWMGKREVYAEMLSETLNLSIAYSNSGGPNSNSRLICELCISRLRDASDFKRQVQECERTFLRHLDPGSSSMAGDVEVTLEPTEVDPDVKLERVKQEKPVSDDDDEFDERCGFDDDDDDDDLDDQPLTRLASRIPKKESVDLLDLLDNTKATEKRKSSSKAKSVPTKKAKTIKKDVKATSSKTPVKTEKKKKGSTKDIDGLESKPKQRLFERSVGQNPQRQNAVLVLKHSTAFPFKTRFNRIVCSYCHDEFEPMAALREHMKTEHSTADYNSAFYKVYDALKVEITDLKCNMCSQDIPDIDKFMAHISRDHKIKVNFDVPFGVLPYRQAPSGRWTCLECDKTFPKFSQINVHLRTHMKIFTCDKCGATFLSDHGLRQHERNFKCYKSSYNPRFGKALKYKSNTEIILECSTACPFRTWGQNFNCVFCRVQSNDPIGLRAHMASRHANFDIQLVFSRKIRKEFLKVDITDLQCKLCFIPIDTLDDLMAHLKNDHKQPLNADVQPGVLPFKLNDGSNWKCAICKIQFSDFISLKKHTAEHYQNYVCDTCGEGFITESALKAHTKIPHDNKYNCSRCVATFTTLEERNIHIKTQHTTLPYMCVYCKEKPRFATWELRKRHLMEFHNYKPGAEMYECTTCHMTFKTRSQKYHHNVKAHRTKKETEYSYPCANCPRAFASKLSLDKHIAKKHFHV